The following DNA comes from Methanobrevibacter ruminantium.
AAAATGGATTTAGTTTTTGTCTATCTTGAAAGTTATTTTATAAGGTTTTAATGGAATCCATTTTCAATTAATTGAAAACTTATATTTATCGGTGTTTATATGTACTTTAAAATAAAATCTGAAGCTCAAGAAGCTTTAAAAAAAGCAGTTGATCAATTTGACTGTGATTTTGAAGATGAAATTAAATTGGAGTTTCCACCTAATCCAGAGTTAGGTGATTTAGCCAGTACAGTTTCATTCCAATTGGCTAAACATTTAAGAAAGGCTCCAAATTTAATTGCTCCTGAAGTTATAGAAAAAATAGAACTTCCTGAAATATTTGCAAAAGTGGAAGCTACCGGCCCTTATGTTAACTTCTTCATCAATCACGATATCTTTGCAAAGCAATTGTTGGATTCTGTAGATGATGATTACGGTGCACTTCCAAAAGTTGATGAAAAGATCATTTTGGAACACACTTCAGCTAACCCTAATGGGCCATTGCATATTGGCCACATCAGAAACTCTGTTTTAGGGGACTCACTCAGAAGACTTTTAACCACTGCAGGTAGAGAAGTGGATACCCAATACTATGTAAACGATATGGGAAGACAATTGGCTATGATTGTTTTCGGTATGGAAGAGCTTGGATTGAAACTTGAAGATCAGCCAGCTGAAAAAATCGACCACAAGGTTGGTGAATTATACTTTAAAGTCAATCAAATGCTCCAAGAGGATGAGTCCTTAGGTGAAGGCGTAGATGCAACAATCAGAAAATATGAAGGCGGTCCATCTGAACTTGACGAAAAGTTCGAATATGCTGTAAACAGCTGTCTTGATGGGGTAAAGGAAACCTTGAAGAGAATGAATGTAAAGCATGATGCATTCGTTTGGGAAGGTCAATTCGTAAGGACAGGCATCGTTGACAAGATCACCAATGAATTGTATGAAATAGGATATGCAAGAAAAGAGGATGTTTTGTACTTGGATTTAACTGAGTATGGTATTGACAAGCATCTTGTCTTAAGAAGAGCTGATGGAACAAGTTTATATTCTACAAGAGACATTGCATACCACATTTACAAATGCAAGAAATGCGATAAGGTATTGGATATCTTCGGTTCTGACCATAAGTTAGCTGCAAGGCAAGTGGAACTTGCTCTTGAAATACTCGAAGAGATTGAACCTAACAGTGACAAGATGGAAGTCATCTTCTATGAATTCATTACCTTGCCTGAAGGTTCCATGTCTACAAGAAGAGGAGTATTCATATCTGTTGATGAATTGATGGATGAAGCTGTAAAGAGAGCTAAGGAAGAAATTGTATCAAGAAGACCAGATCTCGATGAGGAAACCATTGATGAGATTGCTGAAGAGATTGGTATCGGTGCAATCAGATATTACATTGCAAGATTATCCCCAGAGAAACACATCACTTTCAAATGGGATGAGGCTTTAAGCTTTGAAAGAGGTTGTGCTTCAATTCAATACGCTCATGCAAGAGCTTGCAAATTACTTAGAAAAGCTCAAGAAGAAAAAGGCATTGATTTAGCAAGTCTCCAAGCTGAAGAAAACTGGTCATTGGATGACAATGAGAAAGAATTGGTAAAATTGATTGCTAAATTCCCTAGCTTGATTGAAGATTCAGCTAGCATAAAAAGAGTTCATCCAATTGCTCAATACTGCCAAGATTTAGCTGGTGCATTTAACAGATTCTATAAATCAGAACAAGTTATCGGTTCTGATGTGGAAAGTGCAAGATTGATTTTAGTTGAAAAGGCTAGAATCACCTTAAGAAATGCATTGGATATCTTAGGAGTTAATGCTCCTGAGTTAATGTAGCCAAACTTTTCCAAGTCTTCGACTCGCAAAAGTTTGATCAAAATTTTTTCCTATAGTTGGGAGTGATATGCTCTTCAACTACTTTTTTTATTAATTTTCAAAAATAGATTTAATTTATATTTTTTATATTTTTATGATGATGTTGGATTTTAAGCTATTTTTGCGAGTGGTGCATCATCTAAGGATTTTATCCAATTGATTACAGTTCTGGTTATTGGATATACAATGATTTCATAAATTATTTTAAATGCCCCTTGGCAGATTATCATTGTAATTAAAACCTCATTAGGCATTAATCCTGCAAATGCAATTGTAATGAAGATTATTGCATCCAATCCTTCACCGAACAATGTGCTTATTGAACATCTTGCAAATAAGTAATCTGTGTATTTTTCCTTTAGTATTTTCATAAAATAAGCGTTTACGTAAGACCCTACAAGATATGATATTAAACTGGCAATCAATATCCTTGGAGTGCTTCCCAAAATAATGCTGAATGCATTTGAAGTCGCAAGATCTGTTCCCGGTAAAAATATTGCTATCTGATATGCTATGGTAGCTATTAAATTTATTATAAAACCTAAATAAATGGTTCTTTTTGCAAGTGTAAATCCATAGATTTCAGTTAGCACATCTCCAACAATATATACAAGTGGGAATATGACAACGCCGCATGGCAATATTATATCATATAATGAAAATGTTTTTGAAGCAAGAATATTTGAAATTATAAGGCATCCGCAAAATAATGCAGTGATTATTGGATATAATTCCATTTGGCTTGGCTTATTTTTCAAAAAACTCACATTACCACCCATATTTAAAATATAATTTTGCCAAAAATTTGATAATATTATATCAATTTCTCTACTCTTTCTTTCGCTTCCACTACTTCAGAGTCAGTGTTGTCGAATTCAAGGAATTTTTCATAGTTTTTCAAAGCGCTTTCATATTTCTCCCTGTCCTCTTGGATTATTCCAATCTCATAATAGGAGTAGTGATAGTTTGGATTGATTCCAAGTGCAAGAGAGAATGCTTCAAGAGCTTCGTCATCTTCCTCTAAGGCATGCAATGCAACACCTTTGTTGTGGTATGCATTTTCCAATTCGAAAATTGTTTCGTATGGGTTGTCGCTGTATCTTTCAATGCATTTATCTAAGGTTTGAACAGCTTCCTTATGCTTTTGAAGCTTGATTAAACAGCTTCCTTTTAAAAATAGAATGTTTGAATTGTTTTTGTCAGATTTGAGAGCCTTATTATAGGTTTGTAAAGCGTCATCAAATCTTTGATGATTTTCAAGGACGTATCCTTTACTCATTAAATCGTAAATTCCACTTACTTCCACATCCATAACAATGTCATAAACCTTGGAAGCCTCTTCGTAATTTTCCATAAGTTCGTAAGTGTTTCCTTTTGAAATTAATGCAGAAAGGTTATTCGGATCTAATTCCAATGCATTATTGAAACAGTCTAAAGCATCTTCAAATTGCTCGGTAATAGTCAAGACAGTTCCTTTTTGAATGAATTCCTGAGCAGTTGTAGGCTCAATATCCAACATTGCGTTCATGTCATCAATGACTCTTTGCTCATCGATTTCCATACTGTTTCCAGGCTTGATGATGTCTTCGTCACTTAATGCATGAGATTCGTTTTCAGCTATTTCCTCATTTTCAGCCATCAATGTTTGGAATTCTATAGAGTTCATTAATATGTTTGCCACTTCAGGATACTCTTCAATGATGATATCCATGTATCTTGCTGCCTCTTCCCTATTGTTTTCTTGGAGTGCAATTGTAATTTTGTTCACTAAGTGTTCTAATGCAGGGTCATTAAAGTCCATGTTTCCACCCTTTTCCTAAATACTATAATTAAATTGTTTTTTGAAAATTTTTTAAATGATTATGGAGTCGTCAAATTGTCTAATCAGATGTTTTATTCCTAAATCAGATTGATTATTGGTTTTGCAATTCTTTCAAGAAGTAGTACAATACTCCTTTTTGTGCATGCATTCTGTTTTCAGCTTGGTCATACACTACAGAGTGAGGGCCGTCAATCACTTCAGCGCTTACCTCTTCTCCCCTGATTGCAGGCAAGCAGTGCATGAAGATCACATCATCATCTGCTAAATCGATAAGTTCCTGATTTACTTGATATTCCTTAAAGTCAGCTCTTCTTTTTTCAGCTTCAGCTTCATCTCCCATACTTACCCAAACGTCAGTATAGATAACATCTGCGCCGCTTACAGCAGCTTTCACATCACTTGTGATTGTGATTGTGGAATTGTTTGCTTTTGCATATTCTTCTGCTTTAGCTACAATTTCTGCATTTGGCTTGTATTCATCTGGACAAGCGACAGCCATGTCCATTCCTAAGCATCCGCAAATCAATAAAAGTGAGTTGCATACATTGTTTCCATCACCTACATAAACGAATTTTCCATCAAATCCACCTTTGTGTTCCTTGACAGTCAACATGTCTGCCAAAGCTTGACAAGGGTGTTCAAGATTGGTTAAACCGTTAATAATTGGAACATCTGCTTCATCCCTAAGTTCGATGACATCATCGTGTTCAATAGCTCTAATCATGATTGCATCAACGAATCTGGATAGTACTTTTGCAGTATCCTTGATAGGTTCTCCTCTTCCCAATTGGATATCGTTAGTGGAAAGGAACAATGCAGTTCCACCTAACTCATACATTCCAACTTCAAAGGAAACTCTTGTTCTAGTAGATGATTTTTGGAAAATCATTGCTAACTTTTGATCTTTTAGAGGCTTTTCCTCCATTTTACCTTCTTTGAAGTCACTTGCAATATCTAAGATTCTAGTGACCTCATCTTCAATATCACTTACTGATAATAGACTTCTCATTTAGACTCCTTCATAAAAATTATTTAAATCTTAAAAATTCACTAAAAAATTAATAGCACATTGGCTTTATGTTAATTTTCAGTATAATAAAATTAAATATTTATTTTTAATAATATTAAAACTTATCACTTTAAAGCGTATGCTTTTTATAAAATACTAAAAAAATAGCTGGAAATAAGGGTAAAAAATTAATGATTACACTCATTAAAAATAGATTAAAGTATTTTCTGACAATCACATTAAAAGTCAGAAAGTGTTCTTTGCTTCAAATCAGCTTCACGATGTGGTTTTATGTTTTCCTCTCTTGCTAATTTAACAAGTCGTCTTTGATATATCAAAGCTTTCTTGAACTGATTCTTGTCATTCAAATATGAAATGATTTCTTTAAGGCCTTGTATTTCTTCCTCAATGCTGTATTCTTTAGCAAATTCTGTCTTATCCTCTGTTTCTAGAATGTCCTCATCATCCTTCTCTATAGGGTTGATTATTTCTCCTAAAGTAACTACACTTTTCTCTTCAATCTCAGATATTTCATTTGAAATTTCTCCATATTCTTCCTCTTTTCTAATTTCAGGTAATGATTCATCAATTCTATCTTCAGTTGAATCCAATTCGCCATCTTCTTTTTTAGGTTCAAGGAATTGTCTCAATTTAGATTTGATTGCATCGAGATTGAAATTGGAACTTGCTATTTGCTCTCTAGGATTTTCTAGAATGAGTTCAAGGTATTGATAGGATGTTTTAGAAACGTTTTCCACAAAGTTCTTTAACTCTTGAGGCACCTTGTTTTCAATGAACTCATCATCATTCTTTATGCTTTCATAATTGTCCTTGACCATTTCATTCAAGACCAAAATGGTTTCCAGATTATCAATCAACAATCCACCAGCAAGATAAGATTTTACGATGCCTTCATTTGCCAAGTTTTGGGTTTTGAGTTCAAGATAATTGTCAAGAGTATTGTAGATTTTCAAAAGCTCTATCTCTTGGCCTTCTTCTAAAAAATGAGTTAACTTGATTTTGTATTCATTTATCAATCCTACAAAATTATTGTTATTGTAATATTCAACAAGGAGATCTATTTTCAATAAAATCAGGGTTTCAGCGATAGTGCTGTCTAAATATTCGTCACAAAGCTTCAATGCCTTTTGGTATTTTCCTTGTCTTTCTAATTTCTTTACCTTTTTCAAGGTTGCATTTATAGACTTTGCTGATTTAGACATAAAAATCACCGAATTAATTGTTTTAAATATTTATAATCTAAAGTTATATCTAGTATTAGTTGTTAATTAGTTAATGAATAACTAATTAACCTTTAGCTATCAATCTAAAACAGATTAAAAGCTTATTCGTTTCTGATTGCTTCCATATGATCGATACGTTTTTGGATTAAAGCTGCAGTTCCAACGTCTCTTCTATGGTAAACATTTCCTTTAACTATATTACAAGCTTCTTCAGCTATTTTTTCAGCTTCAGCAATGGTTTCTCCTTGAGCAACAATTCCTAAAGCTCTTGAACCTGAAAGATGGATTCCATCTTCCTCTTGGCTTACAGCTGCATAGAAGACTTTTGCACCGAGCGCTTCAATAGCTTCCTCATCCACTTCAATGAGCTCTCCTGCATGAGGAGTGTCTGGATATCCGTCAGGTACTATGTATTTGCACACAGAAGCCAAGTCTTCAAATTCAACTTCGCTGAGATTTCCTGCAACGATGTCCTTACAGATGTCAAGCATTGAAGTTTTTAAAAGTGGAAGAACGTTCATTGCTTCAGGGTCACCGAATCTTGCGTTGTATTCAATTAATTTAGGGCCTTCATTTGATAACATGAATTGACCGTAAAGAATTCCTTTGTAAGGAGTGGTTTCCTTAGCTATTGCCTTTAAGGTCTCTTTCATGATGTCAACAGCTTCATCATAATCCTCTTGAGTCATGAATGGCAACAATCCTCCAACATCAGAGTATGAACCCATTCCACCAGTGATCAATCCTTGGTCATTTTCAAAAGCATGAGGGTGGTCTTGAGCTGCAGGCATTGGAGCTAAGTTTTCTCCATCACAGAATGCTTGGATGGTGAACTCCTCTCCAACAACTTTCTCTTCAATGATCACTTGTGCAAATCCTCCCATTGCATTATCCATAACTTCCTTTGCATAAGCTTTTGCATCTTGATTATCTTTAAGGTGGTCACCTACGATTTTTACACCTTTACCACCAGTCAATCCTACAGGTTTCACTACAACGTCCTTTTCATATTCATCAAGGAAAGCACTGATGTCTTCATAGTTATCAAATACCTTGTAGGTCAATGATCCTTTGATTTGGTATTTTTCAAAGAGGTTTCTCATAAATGATTTGTCAGTTTCAATTCTTGCAGATTCTTGTGCTGGTCCAACACAAGGGACTCCAACCGCTTCAAGAGCATTTACAATTCCTTTTCCAAGAGGAGCTTCAGGTCCGATTACAGCCAATTCGATTCCATTTTCCTTTGCGAATTTAGCCACTTCATCAACTTCTCCTTCATCTCCTTTCTTAAAAGTGGATATTTTACTGATTCCAGGATTGTTCTTGCTCATGTAAGCATATAATTCTACATCATCTTTTATCAATGCATCACAGATTGCATGTTCTCTTGCACCGGTTCCAACAACTAATACTTTCATTTTTAATCTCCATTCAAGAGTTTTGAGTTTAAATTTCAGATTAATTTTTCATGTCAATAAAAAAATTAAAATCCTTATTATTATGTTTTATGTTTTTATTAGTATATATTTTTTAAAAAACATATGTTAATATTTATATCTATCTTAGGATATATATTATTATATTACAAATTATTGAATAAGATTTTTTGAAAATTTCTTGTTTTTTCAAAACAGGATTTCAAAAATTAAAATCATGATTATTGAATTTATTAAATGAAAAGGATGGTTGAAAATGAGAGGCGGAGACGCTATTATTAAAGCTTTAATGGATAAAGGTGTTGACACCATTTTCGGTTACCCTGGAGGTACCGTAATTCCATTTTATGACATGCTATATGATTCAGACTTAAGGCATATACTTGTTAGACATGAACAATGTGCAGCACATGCTGCAGAAGGTTATGCAAGAGCTTCTGGTAAAGTTGGTGTCTGTTTAGCTACTTCCGGGCCGGGTGCAACCAATTTGGTCACTGGTATTGCAAATGCATATATGGATTCATCTCCACTTATTGCAATTACTGGACAGGTTGTAAGTAATTTAATCGGTAATGATGCATTCCAGGAAGTAGACATTATGGGTATTACAATGCCTATCACTAAACATTCCTATCAGCCAAAAGACGCAAACGATATTCCAAGCATCATCAATACCAGTTTGGAAATAGCTTCAACTGGCAGATGCGGACCTGTATTAATTGATGTTCCTAAGGAAGTGCAAGAGCAAGAATTGGATGATTACGTATTGGGAACAATTCCAACTCCTGGTTATAAACCTACTGTGAAAGGTAATTCTAAACAAATTGCAAAAGCTGCTAAAATGCTTCTTGAAGCAGATAAGCCATTCATTTTAGCAGGTGGAGGTACCATATTATCAGGTGCTGATGAGGAAGTCAAGAAACTTGCTGAATTGATCAATGCTCCTATAGCAACCACATTAATGGGTAAAGGCATTGTTGATGAGAAGGATGACTTGTCCATGGGAATGTTGGGTATGCATGGAAAGCAAGTGGCTAACCAAAATATCAATAAAACAGATTGCCTTCTTGCAATTGGTTGCAGATTCTCTGACAGAACTACCGGTAAACTGGATGAGTTCATACCTAACGCTAAGGTTATCCACATTGACATTGATCCAGCAGAGATTGGTAAGAATGTTGCTGTAGACTTGCCTATTGTAGGTGATGCAAAGATTGTATTAAATCAATTGATTAAAGAGCTTGAAGCAAAACCAAGCGATAAGAATGCTTGGTTAAATTCTATTGTAGAATTCAAGAAATCTACAATACCAAGAGTAAGTTATGATGATATTCCATTAAAACCTCAACAGGTAATCAAGGAAATTGCAAACTCAATCACTGAAGATACCATTGTAACAACTGATGTAGGTCTTCACCAAATGTGGGCAGCACATTTCTTGGACATTTCAAAACCTCGCAAGTTCATATCTTCAGGTGGTCTTGGAACTATGGGATTCGGTTTCCCAGCAGCTATTGGTGCAAAGGTTGCATGTCCTGATGATGCAGTGCTTGCAATTGTAGGTGATGGAGGATTCCTTATGGTTTCCCAAGAATTGGCTACAATCAAGGAGTATGACATTCCTGTAGTTATCGCTATGTTAAACAACAGAAAATTAGGAATGGTTTACCAATGGCAAAACAAGATGTACAATCAAAGATACTCCCAAACCGATATGGGAAGCACTCCTGATTTTGTTAAATTAGCTGAAAGTTATGGTATCAATGCAGTACGGGTTGAAGAAGTTGACAAGACTCAAGAGGTCTTATCCAAAGCATTGAAAGATAATGAAGCTATTTTAGTAGACATTACTGTTGAGAAGAATGAGTTCATTCCAATGTTCCCACCAGGTGGAGGCATAAATGACCTTCTTGGTGAGTATAAATATGAAAGTGATGTTGATTATTTAGATGATGAAGAGCTTTCTAAAGATTCTCAATATGCAGAAGGAGGAAAATAGAATGAGCGAAAAATCTCATGTTATCAGCACTTTAGTTGAACACAAGCCAGGCGTACTTCAAAATGTTGCAGGATTATTGAATAGACGTGGATTCAATATTGACAGCATTACTGTAGGAACATCTGAAGTTGAAGGCTTGGCTAGAATGGTTTTCGTTGTAAAAGGTGATGAAAAGGTCTTGGAACAGGTCATCAAGCAATTGCACAAGCTTGTTGATGTTGTCAAAATCAAGGATCTTGACCCTGATTATGTTTTAAAAAGAGAGCTTTGTTTAGTTAAAGTTAAGACAACTAGGGAAAGATCAAGGTCTGAGATTATAGAGTATGCAGATATTTTCAAGGCAAAAATCATTGATGTATGTGATGATTTCATTACAATGGAAGTTACAGGCAATCCTGAAAAGATTGATTCCTTCTTAAGATTGCTTAAGCCATTCGGAATCAAGAAAATAGCTCGTACTGGACCTACTGCTATTGCAAGAGGTCATCACTAATGCCCAAGCGTTTTAGCCTTCGGCTAAAAACCTTGGCCAAAAAATAGTTTAATAGTTGGAGTAAATGCTCCGAACTACTTTTTTTATTTTTTTAAAATTAAATCAATAATTTTTAAAAATTATTTTATTTTCTATGTTTTTAATGATCTTTTGAAATTATTTTTATTTTAAAACTAGTTTTAGATTATTTTTTAGTTTTTTTTATAAGTTTTTCAAGAATGGGAATAAATAAACAGTTTGGAAGAGAGCAAACTATTTATTATAACTATTGTGTTTCTATGCTTCCGTATCTATCTTCACATATTCCTTTAAACTTGTGGATAAAGAATTTGGCCCAGATGTATCCAACAGTTCCCCCAACGAAACATCCGAATACAACACCTGCATATATTCCA
Coding sequences within:
- the argS gene encoding arginine--tRNA ligase; protein product: MYFKIKSEAQEALKKAVDQFDCDFEDEIKLEFPPNPELGDLASTVSFQLAKHLRKAPNLIAPEVIEKIELPEIFAKVEATGPYVNFFINHDIFAKQLLDSVDDDYGALPKVDEKIILEHTSANPNGPLHIGHIRNSVLGDSLRRLLTTAGREVDTQYYVNDMGRQLAMIVFGMEELGLKLEDQPAEKIDHKVGELYFKVNQMLQEDESLGEGVDATIRKYEGGPSELDEKFEYAVNSCLDGVKETLKRMNVKHDAFVWEGQFVRTGIVDKITNELYEIGYARKEDVLYLDLTEYGIDKHLVLRRADGTSLYSTRDIAYHIYKCKKCDKVLDIFGSDHKLAARQVELALEILEEIEPNSDKMEVIFYEFITLPEGSMSTRRGVFISVDELMDEAVKRAKEEIVSRRPDLDEETIDEIAEEIGIGAIRYYIARLSPEKHITFKWDEALSFERGCASIQYAHARACKLLRKAQEEKGIDLASLQAEENWSLDDNEKELVKLIAKFPSLIEDSASIKRVHPIAQYCQDLAGAFNRFYKSEQVIGSDVESARLILVEKARITLRNALDILGVNAPELM
- a CDS encoding queuosine precursor transporter → MSFLKNKPSQMELYPIITALFCGCLIISNILASKTFSLYDIILPCGVVIFPLVYIVGDVLTEIYGFTLAKRTIYLGFIINLIATIAYQIAIFLPGTDLATSNAFSIILGSTPRILIASLISYLVGSYVNAYFMKILKEKYTDYLFARCSISTLFGEGLDAIIFITIAFAGLMPNEVLITMIICQGAFKIIYEIIVYPITRTVINWIKSLDDAPLAKIA
- a CDS encoding tetratricopeptide repeat protein, which produces MDFNDPALEHLVNKITIALQENNREEAARYMDIIIEEYPEVANILMNSIEFQTLMAENEEIAENESHALSDEDIIKPGNSMEIDEQRVIDDMNAMLDIEPTTAQEFIQKGTVLTITEQFEDALDCFNNALELDPNNLSALISKGNTYELMENYEEASKVYDIVMDVEVSGIYDLMSKGYVLENHQRFDDALQTYNKALKSDKNNSNILFLKGSCLIKLQKHKEAVQTLDKCIERYSDNPYETIFELENAYHNKGVALHALEEDDEALEAFSLALGINPNYHYSYYEIGIIQEDREKYESALKNYEKFLEFDNTDSEVVEAKERVEKLI
- the argF gene encoding ornithine carbamoyltransferase, whose amino-acid sequence is MRSLLSVSDIEDEVTRILDIASDFKEGKMEEKPLKDQKLAMIFQKSSTRTRVSFEVGMYELGGTALFLSTNDIQLGRGEPIKDTAKVLSRFVDAIMIRAIEHDDVIELRDEADVPIINGLTNLEHPCQALADMLTVKEHKGGFDGKFVYVGDGNNVCNSLLLICGCLGMDMAVACPDEYKPNAEIVAKAEEYAKANNSTITITSDVKAAVSGADVIYTDVWVSMGDEAEAEKRRADFKEYQVNQELIDLADDDVIFMHCLPAIRGEEVSAEVIDGPHSVVYDQAENRMHAQKGVLYYFLKELQNQ
- the purD gene encoding phosphoribosylamine--glycine ligase yields the protein MKVLVVGTGAREHAICDALIKDDVELYAYMSKNNPGISKISTFKKGDEGEVDEVAKFAKENGIELAVIGPEAPLGKGIVNALEAVGVPCVGPAQESARIETDKSFMRNLFEKYQIKGSLTYKVFDNYEDISAFLDEYEKDVVVKPVGLTGGKGVKIVGDHLKDNQDAKAYAKEVMDNAMGGFAQVIIEEKVVGEEFTIQAFCDGENLAPMPAAQDHPHAFENDQGLITGGMGSYSDVGGLLPFMTQEDYDEAVDIMKETLKAIAKETTPYKGILYGQFMLSNEGPKLIEYNARFGDPEAMNVLPLLKTSMLDICKDIVAGNLSEVEFEDLASVCKYIVPDGYPDTPHAGELIEVDEEAIEALGAKVFYAAVSQEEDGIHLSGSRALGIVAQGETIAEAEKIAEEACNIVKGNVYHRRDVGTAALIQKRIDHMEAIRNE
- a CDS encoding acetolactate synthase large subunit, with amino-acid sequence MRGGDAIIKALMDKGVDTIFGYPGGTVIPFYDMLYDSDLRHILVRHEQCAAHAAEGYARASGKVGVCLATSGPGATNLVTGIANAYMDSSPLIAITGQVVSNLIGNDAFQEVDIMGITMPITKHSYQPKDANDIPSIINTSLEIASTGRCGPVLIDVPKEVQEQELDDYVLGTIPTPGYKPTVKGNSKQIAKAAKMLLEADKPFILAGGGTILSGADEEVKKLAELINAPIATTLMGKGIVDEKDDLSMGMLGMHGKQVANQNINKTDCLLAIGCRFSDRTTGKLDEFIPNAKVIHIDIDPAEIGKNVAVDLPIVGDAKIVLNQLIKELEAKPSDKNAWLNSIVEFKKSTIPRVSYDDIPLKPQQVIKEIANSITEDTIVTTDVGLHQMWAAHFLDISKPRKFISSGGLGTMGFGFPAAIGAKVACPDDAVLAIVGDGGFLMVSQELATIKEYDIPVVIAMLNNRKLGMVYQWQNKMYNQRYSQTDMGSTPDFVKLAESYGINAVRVEEVDKTQEVLSKALKDNEAILVDITVEKNEFIPMFPPGGGINDLLGEYKYESDVDYLDDEELSKDSQYAEGGK
- the ilvN gene encoding acetolactate synthase small subunit, with the translated sequence MSEKSHVISTLVEHKPGVLQNVAGLLNRRGFNIDSITVGTSEVEGLARMVFVVKGDEKVLEQVIKQLHKLVDVVKIKDLDPDYVLKRELCLVKVKTTRERSRSEIIEYADIFKAKIIDVCDDFITMEVTGNPEKIDSFLRLLKPFGIKKIARTGPTAIARGHH